One Helianthus annuus cultivar XRQ/B chromosome 7, HanXRQr2.0-SUNRISE, whole genome shotgun sequence genomic region harbors:
- the LOC110868225 gene encoding uncharacterized protein LOC110868225, producing the protein MEELSKIAMAYYQASTDHLQTLARDFFTAMDHDGDGKIDLREFLEFMKEEGCHHMTNPFMFNQLDLDKNGTLDFVEVMTLYYIIKSGRPFCDHCRKFITSTFLTCVGCLEDPSDRSFHLCLDCYSRQVCDHTHNDMSRFLDNYSLLEAMTKLKIGELRSRPSETDSVVPDKPHSADHNHTWNPSLAMVQVPQRPAPVHNQYWGSQWAPHTSVAPSVHNHTWIQNNYSYNHTPHYHVQQPAPVIPQRQQWQAALGALNAALHISAIGSSFCTIL; encoded by the exons ATGGAAGAGCTTTCCAAGATAGCCATGGCATATTACCAAGCAAGTACTGACCATCTTCAAACGTTGGCTCGAGACTTCTTTACCGCGATGGACCACGACGGCGATGGCAAGATAGATCTAAGAGAGTTCTTGGAGTTCATGAAAGAGGAAGGGTGTCATCACATGACTAACCCCTTCATGTTCAACCAATTGGATCTTGACAAAAATGGTACTCTTGATTTTGTTGAAGTGATGACGCTTTACTATATAATCAAAAGCGGAAGGCCGTTTTGTGATCATTGTAGAAAGTTCATCACTTCGACCTTTTTAACATGTGTTGGGTGCTTAGAAGATCCAAGCGATCGTTCATTCCATCTTTGTCTTGATTGCTATAGTAGACAAGTATGTGATCACACTCACAATGATATGTCGCGCTTTCTAGACAATTACTCGTTACTTGAAGCGATGACCAAGTTAAAAATAGGCGAG TTAAGATCTAGACCATCTGAAACGGACTCAGTGGTTCCAGATAAACCACATTCAGCTGATCATAACCACACATGGAATCCATCTTTGGCCATGGTTCAAgttccacaacgaccggctcctgtTCATAACCAATATTGGGGGAGTCAATGGGCTCCTCACACGTCTGTAGCTCCTTCTGTACACAACCATACATGGATCCAAAACAATTATTCATACAATCATACACCACATTATCATGTTCAGCAACCGGCTCCAGTCATCCCCCAACGA cAACAATGGCAGGCGGCGCTAGGAGCACTGAACGCGGCACTACATATAAGTGCCATCGGTAGTAGCTTTTGTACCATCTTATGA
- the LOC110866770 gene encoding uncharacterized protein LOC110866770 — translation MIGSLDCRQWRWYNCTTAWRCQHTRGDQKGPTLVLQAVASYDLWIWSAFFGVAGCTNDINTFEASPLLENYISETIPKAGFHANGNDYEHGYYLGDGIYPEYSNVVKTFSETFDEKRQYFKKLQESSRMDIERCFGILQQRCHFIRNPCLVWHKDRIRMTMYACIIMNNMIIEDDGKAIFQNYIPEDVVEGTQATMEERLVNAQLLRSKDIHNALKADLVEHTWAVRPIRHDGDDEEDFEEEEVEEFEAGNFEDVGLDAGENEEEGENDDEDEELMYCFF, via the coding sequence atgattggtagcttggattGTCGTCAATGGCGTTGGTATAATTGTACAACCGCATGGCGATGTCAACATACACGGGGTGACCAGAAAGGGCCAACTTTGGTTTTACAAGCGGTTGCGTCATACGACCTTTGGATTTGGTCGGCTTTCTTTGGTGTAGCCGGGTGTACGAACGACATTAATACGTTCGAGGCTTCACCATTGTTAGAGAACTACATTTCTGAAACGATACCAAAGGCCGGTTTTCATGCAAACGGGAACGACTACGAGCATGGCTACTATCTGGGCGATGGTATATACCCGGAGTATTCGAATGTTGTTAAAACGTTTTCTGAAACGTTCGATGAGAAAAGACAGTATTTTAAAAAACTACAAGAGTCTTCGCGAATGGACATCGAGAGGTGTTTTGGGATTCTACAACAACGATGTCATTTTATCAGAAATCCTTGTCTTGTGTGGCATAAGGATCGAATACGAATGACCATGTATGCTTGCATCATTATGAATAATATGATCATAGAGGATGATGGAAAAGCGATATTCCAAAACTATATTCCGGAAGATGTAGTTGAAGGAACCCAAGCAACAATGGAAGAAAGACTCGTAAATGCTCAACTATTGCGATCTAAGGATATACATAACGCGTTAAAGGCGGATTTGGTCGAGCATACTTGGGCGGTTCGCCCAATTCGACATGATGGTGACGACGAAGAAGACTTCGAGGAAGAAGAAGTTGAGGAATTCGAAGCCGGGAACTTTGAAGACGTAGGTTTGGATGCCGGAGAAAACGAAGAGGAAGGAGAGAACGACGATGAAGACGAAGAATTAATGTATTGTTTTTTttag